The DNA segment TTCGTCGTCGCGAGTGATCGGGTAGCGCTTGCCGGCTTCGGCGACGCCGGTGGCGAGCATCTGCGCGACGATGATGGCGCGCGCCGGGAAGTCCACCAGCCCCTTGCGCACATAGCGCGGCTTGACCTCGGTGTAGACGCCGGGCTTGCGCCAGTTGTACGGGATCTCGTCAAACGTCATGGTCACGGCTCACCTCACTTCTTTTTCGCGGCGGTGTCGGCGGAGTCGGGCTCGGCCGCCGGCGCCCTGGGCGGCTTGCCGGTGACGACATCCTTGTCGGCGAGGCGGCGGCGCCAGAAGCGGTTCATCTCGACATAGTCGCCCTCGGGCGGCAGCACGCCGCCGGGACAGGGCAGCGCCGCGCCCGAAGTCGGGATCACATAGGTCTTCATGCGGGGTCTCCGGGCAGGGTGATGTCGCCGCCCATGTCAAAGCCGGGATCGGCGTCGGACGGGGCGTTGACCTCGAAGGAGGAGATGAGGCGGACGAAGTCCGGGGCGGCGGCGGCTTCGCCGAGGAAGTCGCCGCAACTCGCGCGCATCTTGAAGTCGACATGACCGACGAGGGCGCTGATGTCGGCCATCCCCTCGGCGGCGCCCTGGTTGACGCCCGTCACCTGGAGCGACCCGAGATCCGCGATGGTCCGCCCGTGCAGCACGGTGGCGGCGGCGAACAGCGACGGATAGAGGCCGGGCGCGAAACGGTCGCCGAAATAGCCGGGCTGCTTCGCCGAGCCGGCCTTGGTGACAATGACCAGGCGCATGGACAGATCGCCATCCAGCATGCGCGCGGACGTCCCTTTCGCCATGAAGGCGTTGAAGCCCAGATAGAGCCGGGGCGTGGTCTTCGCGATCGAGCGGAAGCTGTCATAGGTCAGCGGCAGCGTGATCGCCTCGACCTCGCCCCACTTGCGCGCGTCGAAATACGGCGCCAGCAGCGCGACGACATGCCGATGCAGCGCCGTGATCGGATCGATCTGGCGGACGGGAGCGACGGGAGCCTGCATGTCAGAGCCCCCCGCCGGCGCGCGTGGTGAAGGCCGGCGCCCGGTCGGAGGTCCGCGCGCCGCTGTCGCTGGCCAGCGCAACGACGCCTTCCAGCGACGCCTTGCCGATCGCCAGGACTTCGAGCCAGCCGATGATCTCCTTGCGCGCCAGGCGCATCTGTTCGGTCGGCTCGCGATCGCCGCCGAGAGCCAGATCATAGCGGGCCAGCAGGCAAGCAGACCGCACCAGCTCGGCAGGAGCCGGGGCAACGGGCGTGGCATAGCGCTTCCTGAGATAGCTATCGATCAGGCGGGAGGCGTCGTTGATCGCCTGCTCGATGCGCGCCCGCTGCACCGCCTCCGGCATATCGCCATCGGCGACGGAGAGGCGGGTCATCTCCTCCTCTCCGAAACGGCTGATCATGTCATTGACGGTCGCGTACATGGCGGTTCCGGGCAGGTTCCGAGAGCGGGTTGAGAGCGGTCTTAGCTGCGCCTGCGGCGGCTCTTGGCCGGCGCGGGAGCGGGTTTGTCTTCAACGGATGCCGTTTCCTGAGAGACAACGTCGGTTGCCTGCTCGCCGTGAGAGACAAGGTCGGCACCGGAGGCGGGCGCAGCACCCGCCTCCGACACCTCGCCGGTTTCCGACGTCGGCACGGCGAGGCTTTCGGCCTCGTCACCCGACGCCGGGGCGGCCTCACCGTCGAGCGTCTCGACGGTCTCGGCCTCCGGCTCTGCCTGCTGCCCCTCGGCGTCCGCCGTCTGCCGGGGCTCCAGAATTCCATTCACGCCGAGGCGATAGCCGTGCTCGGCGATCAGATCCTTGCACCGGTCCGAGGCGAGCCCCGCGAACGCGGCCGGGGCCACGTGGCGGACCAGGGCCCTCTCGGCCAGTTCACCGAGATGCGCGGAGATCAACGCCGCCAGTGGGCCCGATGCCCCCATCGCCAGCATCAGGACCGCGAGACGGTCGACCGCACCCCGGCCGGTGGACGGCAACGTCCCGTCCACCGGCCGGGACTCTTCGCTCGCGGTTATCTCGGCGACGGTCAGTTCCGGCTCGGCGCGCAACGCGTCGAGCTGGGTATCGGTCAGCTCGCCCGGCGCATAGATCTTGCGCGCCGGGTGCTCGATGCCGGCCCGGCGGAAACCGGGACGGGCGCTGGTGACGACGATGCGGTTCATGGCGACGCTCCCGATCAGGCCAGCCACGGCACGACAAGCAGCTCGGCCGTGCCCTTCCACTCATTGGTCTCGCCACCGGCGGACATCTCGTTGTTGAGGATTTTGAGGGCTGCGCTCTCCAGCGCCGGCGGCACCACCAGAAGATTCGGCTTGACGCCCAGCGGGCGGCCATAGTCGCCCTTGACGCTGCCCATGGCCGCACGCGCGGCAGCATAGGCGGCGGCGTCGAGGGTCTGTTTCGACCCATAAGCCAGCTGCCAGAAGCCGAACCCGACATTGCAGCGGCCATCGGTGCCGTACAGGAATTCGTCCTTCATGAAGACATTCTCGTCTTCAAGGCGGTCCTTCGCGGTGAGCTTGAAGGGGCGACGGTTCTGATAGATCACCGGCTTCACGAAGCGCGACGTGTCCATCAGGAACCACGGCGTGCCAGCGCCACCACCGGAATTCGAGACCGACTGGACGACGCCATTCTCGTCGAGCACCGGATGATCGGTGTCGAAGAAATACTGGCCGTCATAACACTTGGTGGCGAAGCCCTTCTTCAGGAACGGCCACACAAGCTCGTCGGGGAAGGTGGCGGTCGAGCGGCCGAACTCCTGGAAAATCGGCGTGTACATGCCGAGATTGTCGTCCTCGATCCGCTCGCGCTTCACCCCGACCGTGGACTCAAAGGTCTTGTTCTTGATCGAGTAGCCGTGGGTTTCGAGGTTGTTGACGACACGGTCGCCGATCCACTCGCGGATGCGAGGGATCTCACCAAGCCAGCCATATTCGGTCTCGGCGGTGGTCGAGTTCACCGACATCGACACGCGGCCATACTGCGGCGTGACGCCGGCGAAACCCGACTGGAAGGCCGCCGAGAAGCCGACATAGAGGGAACGAAGGGAAGCGCTATTGAGCAGCATGGGGGTTCCTCAGCCGATCTTGACCCAGACGCCGAGATCATCGACGTCCCAGATGACGCCGGCGACCGAGCGAGTGGCGGAGCCGTTGGTTTTTGCGACCGTCTGATCGTCAACCGCGTAGCAGTTGGACCCGATATCGGCGGCGGTGATGGCGTCGGCCGCGGCGGAGTTGCCGAACCGGAAGATGCCGACCGACACCGGGACGATGACGTCGCCATCGGCACCGGCGCTGTTGTCCACCTGCTCTTCGGCGCGGCCGAGCGGCTTCAGCGTGGTGGCAACGCCGCCGGGCCTTGCGAAACCGGTGGCCGTCGCCATGACCAGGGCGCCGGCGTAGATCTTCACCCCGGCGGCGACGCCGGGTGTGCGAATAGCGCCGGAACGATAGGGCGTGTTGCGATCCTGAGTGAGCGCGGACATGTCAGAGCACCTCCATCTTCAGCGCTTTGCGCTGCTCGGCATACGCCTTGAGATCGATTCCCATCAGTTCGCAGGTGCGCTCTTCCTCGGCCGAGAGCACGACCTCGCCATTCGCCGGCTTGGACGGGATCACGCGGCCGCTGGCGTGCAGCGACACCATGGCCCCGATCTCCTTCATCACGGCCGCCGGGTCCGCCATGTGGCGCTCGATGTAGTGCTCGCGCAGCGGCACCAGGCCGACCTTGCCGGCGGCGATCGCCTCGTCGATGACACGGGCCGCCTCGCGCTTCGCGGTGTCGGCCTGCAGCGTGGTCAGCTGCGTCTGCAGATCGACCACCGTGCTGCGCAGCTGGGCCGCGGCCTGGTCGCCGGTCGACTGGCGCGCCTGCAGCTCGGTGACGATACCGTCCGGTGCCACGTCGGCCGCGAGCCCGGCCGCCGCGCGGATGGCCGCGAGCTGCGAGGCGTGGGTGTCGACCGCCGTCTTCTGGGCAGTCACGGCCGCGAGCACGTCGGCCTCGGCGACAGTGTCGGCGAGCCCGTACAGCTTGCGCAGCTGTTCGAGAAAATTCATGGAGTCGCTCCGGTGATGCAGTGTGGCAAGCTGCGTAAGGTTCGGTGTGTTGGTGAGTGAGGCGCGCAGCACCGCGACGATCTCACCGTCGGCGGCGCGCGAGATGGCCGGCGAGATGCCGCGATAGTCCTTGCCGGCGACCATCGCCCTGCCGGCCTCGGTCCACTCGACGCGACCCCAGATCCCGTCGCTGCGCTCCTGCATCTCGACGATCCAGCCACGCGCCGGGGACGGCTCGCCCTTCGGCGCCTTGATGTCGATGGCGTGGTTCTCGTCGATCGGCAGGCGTGCCGCCGCCATGGACTGGCGGATCACCGCGGCCGCGTCGCGCACCCGGTACGGACCGCGCCCATCCGCACCGGAGAATGTGCCGGCCGGGACCAGGTGCACCCAGTCGGGCGCGCCATCGGTCGCGGGCAGTGCGCTATGGAGTGTGACGATGAACATGCCCGCCACAATGGCGGGCGGGCGGGCGCCTGTTCATGACCGCGTTCGCGGTCTAGGCCGGCCCGTCCTGGGGCGCGCGTGGCGCCTGTGTGTGGGGCGGCCGGGCCGATCTAGCCAACGGGCACCGAAAGGCCGCCCTGGGCGCCTCTTTCGGCTCTTAATCGCTCTCAGAGACCGCGTCGAGCCCGATCGACGGCGCCGGGCACACTATCGACCGAGGCCGACGGCGCGATCGAGAGCATCCGCCAGCGTCTCCAGCACCGTCAACTGGTCTTCGCGGCTGAAGCCGAGGAAGGGGCGTGCGGGGATCTCGACCTCGTCGGCGGAGGCAAGCCCGGTCGAGAGCATGAAGCGCAGCTTGGGCGCGTTCACCGGCCGGATGACGGCGCCGAACTGGTGCACCGAGGCATAGATCTTGTTGGTGCCGATCTCGACGCTGTCATGGCTGGCGCGCCGCGTGATCGAGCCCATCAGGCCGCCGCGCATGCCACTCTCGCGCAGGATGCCCGGCCCGCGCTTGATGCTCGCATAGGCCGGGTTCAGCGGCGCCCAGGGCTGGCCGTCGGGATCGACCTCATTCTCGAAGCGCTGATGGACGTTCTCGACCAGGCCGGTGCCGATCGCCGCCATGATCGGCGTGGTGTTGGACACGACGCGCGCGAGCTGAGCGAAGGCGCGGCGGGCGGCCTCTGAGCCGGCGACAGTGGTTTCGAGGGTTACACCGGCCATTTAACCAGTCTCCGAAATGCGCTATAAAGGGGTGAGGTGCATGAGCCATTCGCCTTGACCGGCTCGACCGCGTGGATGTTGCGACCCACCATGCACCTCATTTCCCCAGCCGTTCCCGCCCGCGCACCCTGCCGAATCGTGCGGCCTCGCGATCGCTGATCCGCATGAGCGTCGGCACGTCCAGCCGCGTCGTGCCGTCCGGCTGCAGCACGCGGCGCAGGATCAGTCGCCAGGGACGGCCCTCGATCCGGTGCACCACCTCGACCTGCGGCCAGCCGTGGCGGACGCTGGCATAGGCCTCGCCCTGATCCAGCATCTCCTGCAGGTGGCCCCATATCGACGACGTCACCTCGGGATGCGCGGTGCTGGCGCGACCGGCCATCTCGCCGGCGCGCCCGGCGACCTTCAGCACGCGGAAGGCCGACAGCTCGACGCGGTTCCCGCCCGTGCCGGCCAGGCGCGCCGCCATGGGCGCCGGCAGCTCGGCCGCGTAGATGGCGCGCGCCGGGTCGTTGATGTCGCCGGCTAGGACCCGGCGGGCAAAATCTTCCACCACATCGCGGGGCGCCGGCGGAATCGGGGGCGTGGGGTTGCCCGGCACAGGCGGCTCGATCTCCACCGGACCCGGATCGATACCGGGCCGAATCGGCGCCTCCGGGCGGGCGGGCTGCGCGGGCAGCAGGTCGGCGGGGTCGATCGGCGCCGGCGGCTTCAGCGTCGCATTGGCGGGCAGATCGACGCGCTCGGCCTTCCACACCTGGCCGGGGTTGTAGTCGAAGCCGGGATCGATGCCGATAGGGACGTGCTTGATCTCGCCGGTGCGCGGGTTGCGCCAGGGCCTTGTGTCGATGACCGGCGCCGTATCCGGCCCGCTCTTGCCCATGCGCGAGAGGCCGCGCGCCGACACCGGCCGCACCCAGCAGCCGCAGCCCCAGCCATTGGGCGGATAGTGCGTCTTCCAGAACGGATCGTCCGCGCGCAGCGTGAGCCCGTTCAAGGCCAGGTGCTCCGGCCTTGGATGCGCCGCGCCGGAATGGACGTACTGCCAGAACGGAAACGCGGCCAGCGTCTCCGGTTCGGTCTGCTGCACGTAGCGGCCGGCCGAATAGGCCATGCCGAGATTGGTCTCGAAGATGATCCGCGAGCGCCAGGCCGGCGTGCCATTGTGCAGCCAGCCGTGCTTTGCCGTGATCGCGTCGAAGCTCTTGGCGAACTCCCCGAGCGAGGTGCCGTTCTCGATCGCGCCGGCCACAGCCTTGCGGAAGTCGCCGACCAGGTCCTCGGTCGCCGCGCCGGCGACGGTGAAGGCGCGGGCATTGGCCTCGCCGAACACGTCGGCCCAGTGCTCGGAGGTCGCATTGGTCTTCTGCCGCAGATAGGCGATCGCCTCGTCGAACGGCAGGTCGATCGCGCTCACGGTCGTTGTCACGCGATTCCCCCCGCCGCCTCGATCGCGGCGCGCTTGCAGAACGGAACGCGGCAGCGCAGCCGGGTGCTTGCGCTACCCATCGCGCAGCTCGTCGATGATCGAGGCCTCGCCCACCAGATGCGCCAGCGCCATCCCTCGCGCCATCGCGGCGCGCAGCTCGGTGGCGTCCAGTTCCAGGCGATCGAGGCGGGACATCAGGTCCGGCAGGTCCTCGGCCGCTTCGAACTCGGCGCGTACCCGATCGGTGAGCCCGGCGATCGCGCCGGCGGCGTCCTGGGCGAGCCGGTCGGCGAGGCGGTCGACGGGATCGGGCTCGCGCTGGGCGGCGTGCAGGTCGAACAGGCGGTTCAGCATGCCGCGCGCCTGCAGCGCCGGCTTCTCCTCCGGCTTCCTCTGCGGCGCAGCGGGCGCCGGCGCCCGCCGTCCTGGCGGCATGGAGTCCGGCGCAGGCAGGATCGGCGCCGGCGTACGCCCGCCGATGACCCGCACCGGCTTGCCATTGGCCTCTTCCGCCTGCGCGGTGAAGCCGAGGCGGTCGAGCACCTGGCTCTCCTCGACTTCGAGCCCCAGTGGGCCGAGCTTCTCCAGGGCGGTGACGACAGTGTCGATCGGCAGTTCATCCGGTCGCCCGATGGTCAGCTTGGGATACTTCTCCTGCGGTCCGAAGGTGAACGCCACCATGCGCCGCACGAGCTGGCGATTGAGCGTCGTCGACACGAGCCCGGCGTCGAAACGCTCCAGGTCCTCCTGCACCAGGCGGTGCGTGCCGCCGATGGCGTGCGATCCCGGCGCCGCGTCCGTGGTGGCGGTCTGGCCGAGCACCAGCTTGGAGACCTGCCGGTCCATCCAGTCCGCGCGCTTCTCATAGAGTGCCGATCCGTCCGCCGCGTTCTTGACCTCGACGAAATCGATCATCATCGATTCGGGGATGATCGCGGCGCAGTCGCCGGCAATGCTGGAGACCGCGCGCCAGAGCACGTCGCGCTCCGCATCGGTGGCACCGGAATGGTATTTGCCGACCCGGACCGGCTGTCCGTAATTCTGGGTGAAGATGGCCCAGTCGCGCAGCGTGAACGCCTTGTACATCCACGCCCAGCTGGCGATGCGGGCGATGCCCGAGCGGATGGTGAGGCCGGACTTTGCCTTGTGCCGGTGCACGACATAGCGGTGCGGCTCCAGCATTTCCTTGCCGCCATGCTCCCACAGCATCGGCTCGTCGAGCGAGAGATCGTCGAGGGTGAACCACCGCGGATCGCGCCAGTGCAGCCCGGCCGGCGTCACCGCACCCGGCCGGCTCTGCCATTCGATTTCGAGGATCGAAAAGCCCTTGCCGATGGCGTCGAGCATGTCGAAGAGCACACTGTCGAGCACATCCGTATCGAGCCATTCGCGCACGAAATCGGCGTGCTTCTCATGCACCGCTTCGTCGGACGCCGCCTCGACCGTGATCGGGATCTGCGACACCTGCCTTTTGCGGGTTCCGAGCACCGCCGCGTAATGCAGGTCGCGTTCCTCGATATCCTCGGCCAACTCGAAATAGGCCAGCGGGTCGCCGGCCGCCGCCGCCCGGTGGATCGCGGCAAGGCGGTTCGGCGTCAGCCCGTCGGCCGGGTGGCCGGAGATCGGCGAGCGCACGCCGGCAAGCGTGGGGCCGGCCTTCGGCGGGCCGAACAGCGATTCCTTGTCGATCGGGAGGCCATCCGGCCCAAGGATTGTCGAGAGCCGGGCCATCACAAGCCTCCGCGCAGGCCGGGCAGAAGTCTGCCGCGGCGGTCATCATCGTCATGGTCGGGGCGCATCCAGCGGTCGCCGGAGCTGGCACCGCCGAGCGGCGCGCGCGCGGCCGGCGCCGCCTGGTAGCCGTATTCGACCGGGTCCATGGTGCTGGCGAACCACGCCATGGTGCCGGCGATCGCCGTGTCGCCATGGCGTTCATAGCCGTCCGAGCCCTTGAAGCGATGATCGTCCGGCACCTTGATGACGCCGTTCACATAGGCGAGCGCCTGGTGGTCCTGCAGCACATCCTCATGTCGCGGCAGCACGATCGTCCGGTCGCCGAACGCCTCGACATAGGCGGTCGAGTTCTTGCGATACCACTCGGTCGTGGCCTTCACCTCGACGATGCGCTCGCCGCCATAGCGCTGGGCCGTGACCTCGGCGAGATAGGCGCCGTTGCCATTGGCGTCGAGCGCGCCGCCGGACAGCCGGGGCAACCGATCGCAGATGTAGAACAGGATCTCGCGCTGCTGGTCGAAGGGCACGTTGCGCAGCTCGACCAGGAGCACCGATTGCCGGACCAGGTTCGGCTGCACCGCCAGCACGAGGATGTCGGTGGCGTCGCCCTTGCGCGCGAAGTCCTCGCCGAAATAATGCGCCCGCGCCGGGTCGAGCGCTTCCAGGATCGGGCGCAGCTCGCGCTCGCACCAGTCGCGAGCGTCGGCCTTGCGCACATGCTCCGGCGCGTTCTTGAAATCGTCGTCGCGCTGCCATTTCAGGATCGGAACGCCGTCCGCCATGCAGGCTTCTATCTGCACGCGGGTGAGCGCGGACCCTTCCGCCTCGGCGGGGATCGCGTCCAGCTCCTGTCGCATCGCCGCCTGGCGCACGCCATAGGCGCCCCGGATCTTCGCTTCCCATGCCGCCTCGGCCTCGGCCGACCAGGGCACGCCCTTCATCAGGCAGACGCGCCTGAAGAGGCCATTGGCGACGGCCTTGGCGAACGGGATGAAGTGCAGCGAGAACGGCACCTTGCCGGCCTTCGCCTCACGGATCAGCTCATTGAACGGGTTCATCACCCCGTTATGGGTGCTGATGACGCGGATCTTGCCGCCCCAGATCAACAGCGCGTTCACGGCGTCGAGCACGCCGCGGACATCCTTGTGATAGGCGGCCTCGTCGATGCACACCGTGCCCTGCAGGCCGCGAATATTCTCCGGCCGGGACGACAGCGCCTCGACCCGGAAGCCCGATGCGAACTGGCAGCGATAGGCCGGGATCTGCGCCACCGTGCCGTCCTCGCGCTGGTCGGCGAACAGGAACTCCTCGACAGCGATGAGCTGTTTCGCCACCACGCGGGCGAAATGCGCGACATAGCCGATGAACTCCCGGCCCTTGTCCTTGGTGTCGCCGATATAGAAGCAGTTCTGCCCGCCGGCGGAGCGCTTGGCCGCGGCGATCAGCGTGTGATCGAGCGCCTCGGCGAAGGTCACGCCGGTGCGCCGGCCTTTCTCGCCGAGCTTCAGGTCGGACGGGTCCTCGATCCATTCGGCCTGGTGGCGCATGAGCACGCCCTCGGCCAGCGGATCGAGATCGGCGGGGATCTCCGCGCCGCGCGGCAGCTCGTCCGGCAGTCCGGCTTCGGTACGGGCGAGGACCGGGGCGCCGGCGACCTTGTCAGGATCCGGC comes from the Ancylobacter pratisalsi genome and includes:
- a CDS encoding DUF2635 domain-containing protein; protein product: MKTYVIPTSGAALPCPGGVLPPEGDYVEMNRFWRRRLADKDVVTGKPPRAPAAEPDSADTAAKKK
- a CDS encoding gp436 family protein, with the translated sequence MYATVNDMISRFGEEEMTRLSVADGDMPEAVQRARIEQAINDASRLIDSYLRKRYATPVAPAPAELVRSACLLARYDLALGGDREPTEQMRLARKEIIGWLEVLAIGKASLEGVVALASDSGARTSDRAPAFTTRAGGGL
- a CDS encoding HI1506-related protein, with protein sequence MNRIVVTSARPGFRRAGIEHPARKIYAPGELTDTQLDALRAEPELTVAEITASEESRPVDGTLPSTGRGAVDRLAVLMLAMGASGPLAALISAHLGELAERALVRHVAPAAFAGLASDRCKDLIAEHGYRLGVNGILEPRQTADAEGQQAEPEAETVETLDGEAAPASGDEAESLAVPTSETGEVSEAGAAPASGADLVSHGEQATDVVSQETASVEDKPAPAPAKSRRRRS
- a CDS encoding Mu-like prophage major head subunit gpT family protein — protein: MLLNSASLRSLYVGFSAAFQSGFAGVTPQYGRVSMSVNSTTAETEYGWLGEIPRIREWIGDRVVNNLETHGYSIKNKTFESTVGVKRERIEDDNLGMYTPIFQEFGRSTATFPDELVWPFLKKGFATKCYDGQYFFDTDHPVLDENGVVQSVSNSGGGAGTPWFLMDTSRFVKPVIYQNRRPFKLTAKDRLEDENVFMKDEFLYGTDGRCNVGFGFWQLAYGSKQTLDAAAYAAARAAMGSVKGDYGRPLGVKPNLLVVPPALESAALKILNNEMSAGGETNEWKGTAELLVVPWLA
- a CDS encoding phage protease, which gives rise to MFIVTLHSALPATDGAPDWVHLVPAGTFSGADGRGPYRVRDAAAVIRQSMAAARLPIDENHAIDIKAPKGEPSPARGWIVEMQERSDGIWGRVEWTEAGRAMVAGKDYRGISPAISRAADGEIVAVLRASLTNTPNLTQLATLHHRSDSMNFLEQLRKLYGLADTVAEADVLAAVTAQKTAVDTHASQLAAIRAAAGLAADVAPDGIVTELQARQSTGDQAAAQLRSTVVDLQTQLTTLQADTAKREAARVIDEAIAAGKVGLVPLREHYIERHMADPAAVMKEIGAMVSLHASGRVIPSKPANGEVVLSAEEERTCELMGIDLKAYAEQRKALKMEVL
- a CDS encoding phage virion morphogenesis protein, producing the protein MAGVTLETTVAGSEAARRAFAQLARVVSNTTPIMAAIGTGLVENVHQRFENEVDPDGQPWAPLNPAYASIKRGPGILRESGMRGGLMGSITRRASHDSVEIGTNKIYASVHQFGAVIRPVNAPKLRFMLSTGLASADEVEIPARPFLGFSREDQLTVLETLADALDRAVGLGR
- a CDS encoding phage minor head protein; the encoded protein is MTTTVSAIDLPFDEAIAYLRQKTNATSEHWADVFGEANARAFTVAGAATEDLVGDFRKAVAGAIENGTSLGEFAKSFDAITAKHGWLHNGTPAWRSRIIFETNLGMAYSAGRYVQQTEPETLAAFPFWQYVHSGAAHPRPEHLALNGLTLRADDPFWKTHYPPNGWGCGCWVRPVSARGLSRMGKSGPDTAPVIDTRPWRNPRTGEIKHVPIGIDPGFDYNPGQVWKAERVDLPANATLKPPAPIDPADLLPAQPARPEAPIRPGIDPGPVEIEPPVPGNPTPPIPPAPRDVVEDFARRVLAGDINDPARAIYAAELPAPMAARLAGTGGNRVELSAFRVLKVAGRAGEMAGRASTAHPEVTSSIWGHLQEMLDQGEAYASVRHGWPQVEVVHRIEGRPWRLILRRVLQPDGTTRLDVPTLMRISDREAARFGRVRGRERLGK
- a CDS encoding DUF935 domain-containing protein, with protein sequence MARLSTILGPDGLPIDKESLFGPPKAGPTLAGVRSPISGHPADGLTPNRLAAIHRAAAAGDPLAYFELAEDIEERDLHYAAVLGTRKRQVSQIPITVEAASDEAVHEKHADFVREWLDTDVLDSVLFDMLDAIGKGFSILEIEWQSRPGAVTPAGLHWRDPRWFTLDDLSLDEPMLWEHGGKEMLEPHRYVVHRHKAKSGLTIRSGIARIASWAWMYKAFTLRDWAIFTQNYGQPVRVGKYHSGATDAERDVLWRAVSSIAGDCAAIIPESMMIDFVEVKNAADGSALYEKRADWMDRQVSKLVLGQTATTDAAPGSHAIGGTHRLVQEDLERFDAGLVSTTLNRQLVRRMVAFTFGPQEKYPKLTIGRPDELPIDTVVTALEKLGPLGLEVEESQVLDRLGFTAQAEEANGKPVRVIGGRTPAPILPAPDSMPPGRRAPAPAAPQRKPEEKPALQARGMLNRLFDLHAAQREPDPVDRLADRLAQDAAGAIAGLTDRVRAEFEAAEDLPDLMSRLDRLELDATELRAAMARGMALAHLVGEASIIDELRDG